One stretch of Streptomyces sp. NBC_01363 DNA includes these proteins:
- a CDS encoding FtsX-like permease family protein, with protein MFIPHAPNGLARAAVRFKPSSFIGTFVALLLAAAVVSACGILTESGLRASVPADRYAKAPVVVAADQKIHLKSGSGDSTEETDVLIPDTARLPESLVAKAASAPGATTAIGDVGYSVRQDGTPLTAHGWGSTALTGTRLVTGDAPGAGEVVVPAGTKSRVGDTVALDTPAGVREFQVSGTTAADATVWFADRQAVQLSGHPGRVDAIAVLADRGTATDTLADQVRKAVGHTAAAKVHTGDDRGAVETPALASTKELLLGLGLSFGGVATMVAVFTAAGTVALSVGQRSREFALLRAIGATPRQLRRTIATESLLVAPLAGALGCLPGTALATWWFGQLKDRGAVLDSVALHISWLPLAIAAATTMLTALGAGYLAARRPAKLKPGLALAQTAVERAPFGVIRTPLGIAALVGGVVLAGVAASTSGGDSANAALGVVMLFMVAVGLLGPVIARICAAVIGFPLRAAGASGSLAAANSRTNSRRLASAITPIVLAMAFASTLVFMQTSQERVTAHQQRDAITADHIVSAPAGLGSDATGRAAATPGVSTAVGLLRGSVLVPAGDGLALQSASAQGVIGSGEELAGVQDLDVRTGSLTGLRPGTVAIDTTLADTADVRTGDRLALRLPDGTKANPKVVAVYGRGLGTSLVTFPAADLKTHMTSPYATDILVRATPAAAQKLTALGTVTDSSGYAAAQDKDRELNAWANTVMAAVLGGFAAVAAINTLVMTVLDRRRELTMLRLVGSTRSQVMGMIRWEALLVTVAGVALGTGIAMATLFPMMKGLTGESPYIPPVLYGSFVAATVGLGLLAMVVPARAALRGTAARP; from the coding sequence ATGTTCATCCCGCACGCCCCGAACGGCCTCGCCCGCGCGGCCGTCCGCTTCAAACCCTCGTCGTTCATCGGGACCTTCGTCGCGCTCCTGCTGGCCGCGGCCGTCGTCTCCGCCTGCGGCATCCTGACGGAGTCCGGCCTGCGCGCCTCCGTACCCGCGGACCGCTACGCGAAGGCCCCCGTGGTGGTCGCCGCCGACCAGAAGATCCATCTGAAGTCCGGCAGCGGCGACAGCACGGAGGAGACCGACGTACTGATCCCGGACACCGCGCGGCTGCCCGAATCCCTGGTGGCGAAGGCCGCCTCGGCCCCCGGCGCGACCACCGCGATCGGGGACGTCGGCTACTCGGTACGACAGGACGGCACCCCCCTCACCGCGCACGGCTGGGGCTCCACCGCCCTCACCGGTACGCGGCTGGTCACCGGCGACGCGCCCGGGGCCGGCGAGGTCGTCGTCCCGGCCGGCACCAAGAGCCGGGTCGGCGACACCGTCGCCCTCGACACGCCCGCGGGCGTACGGGAGTTCCAGGTGTCGGGCACCACCGCCGCCGACGCCACCGTCTGGTTCGCCGACCGGCAGGCCGTACAGCTCTCCGGCCACCCCGGCCGGGTCGACGCCATCGCCGTGCTCGCCGACCGGGGCACCGCCACCGACACCCTCGCCGACCAGGTCCGCAAGGCCGTCGGCCACACCGCCGCCGCCAAGGTCCACACCGGTGACGACCGGGGCGCCGTCGAGACCCCGGCCCTCGCGAGCACCAAGGAACTCCTCCTGGGACTCGGCCTCTCCTTCGGCGGCGTCGCCACCATGGTCGCCGTCTTCACTGCCGCAGGCACGGTCGCCCTCTCCGTGGGCCAGCGCAGCCGCGAGTTCGCCCTGCTGCGCGCCATCGGGGCCACCCCGCGCCAGCTGCGCCGCACCATCGCCACGGAGTCCCTGCTCGTCGCCCCGCTCGCCGGAGCGCTCGGCTGCCTGCCCGGAACCGCCCTGGCCACGTGGTGGTTCGGACAGCTCAAGGACCGGGGCGCGGTGCTCGACAGCGTCGCCCTGCACATCTCCTGGCTGCCACTGGCCATCGCGGCGGCCACCACCATGCTCACCGCGCTGGGCGCCGGCTACCTCGCCGCGCGGCGCCCCGCCAAGTTGAAGCCGGGACTCGCCCTGGCCCAGACGGCCGTGGAGCGCGCCCCGTTCGGCGTGATCCGCACCCCGCTCGGCATCGCCGCGCTCGTCGGCGGTGTGGTCCTCGCCGGAGTCGCGGCCTCCACCTCCGGCGGCGATTCGGCCAACGCCGCCCTGGGCGTCGTCATGCTCTTCATGGTCGCGGTCGGGCTGCTCGGCCCGGTGATCGCCCGGATCTGCGCCGCCGTCATCGGCTTCCCGCTGCGCGCCGCCGGTGCGTCGGGCTCGCTGGCCGCCGCCAACTCCCGTACCAACTCCCGCCGGCTGGCCTCCGCGATCACCCCGATCGTGCTCGCCATGGCCTTCGCGTCGACGCTCGTCTTCATGCAGACCAGCCAGGAGCGGGTGACCGCACACCAGCAGCGCGACGCGATCACCGCCGACCACATCGTCTCCGCCCCGGCGGGACTCGGCTCCGACGCGACCGGACGGGCCGCCGCCACCCCCGGTGTCTCCACCGCGGTCGGACTGCTCCGCGGCTCCGTCCTGGTGCCGGCGGGCGATGGCCTGGCGCTGCAGAGCGCCTCCGCGCAGGGCGTCATCGGCTCCGGCGAGGAGCTCGCCGGAGTCCAGGACCTCGACGTCAGGACCGGCTCCCTCACCGGCCTGCGGCCCGGAACCGTCGCCATCGACACCACGCTCGCCGACACGGCCGACGTGCGCACGGGCGACCGGCTCGCCCTGCGGCTGCCGGACGGCACCAAGGCGAACCCGAAGGTCGTCGCGGTCTACGGACGCGGCCTCGGCACCAGCCTCGTCACGTTCCCCGCAGCCGACCTGAAGACCCATATGACCTCGCCGTACGCCACCGACATCCTGGTACGGGCCACTCCCGCCGCCGCACAGAAGCTCACCGCGCTCGGCACCGTCACCGACTCCTCCGGCTACGCCGCGGCACAGGACAAGGACCGCGAGCTCAACGCCTGGGCCAACACCGTCATGGCCGCGGTACTCGGCGGATTCGCCGCGGTCGCCGCCATCAACACCCTGGTGATGACCGTCCTCGACCGCCGTCGCGAACTGACCATGCTGCGCCTGGTCGGCTCCACCCGCAGTCAGGTCATGGGCATGATCCGCTGGGAGGCGCTGCTGGTCACGGTGGCCGGCGTCGCGCTCGGCACCGGCATCGCGATGGCCACGCTCTTCCCGATGATGAAGGGCCTGACCGGCGAGTCGCCGTACATCCCGCCGGTCCTGTACGGGAGCTTCGTCGCCGCGACCGTCGGCCTCGGCCTCCTCGCCATGGTGGTCCCGGCCCGAGCGGCCCTGCGCGGAACGGCCGCCCGTCCGTAG
- a CDS encoding ribose-5-phosphate isomerase: protein MRVYLGSDHAGYELKNHLVEWLTAQGHEAVDCGPHIYDAQDDYPPFCLRAAERTAADPDSLGIVIGGSGNGEQIAANKVKGVRAALAWSEQTAALGREHNNANVVAIGGRMHSVEESTKFVEIFLATPYSNEERHTRRIEMLTAYETTGELPPIPAHHPQQG from the coding sequence ATGCGCGTGTACCTCGGCTCGGACCATGCCGGCTATGAACTCAAGAACCACCTCGTCGAGTGGCTCACGGCCCAGGGCCACGAGGCCGTCGACTGCGGTCCCCACATCTACGACGCCCAGGACGACTACCCGCCGTTCTGCCTGCGTGCCGCCGAGCGGACCGCCGCGGACCCGGACAGCCTCGGCATCGTGATCGGCGGCTCCGGCAACGGCGAGCAGATCGCCGCCAACAAGGTCAAGGGCGTCCGCGCCGCACTGGCCTGGAGCGAGCAGACCGCCGCCCTCGGCCGCGAGCACAACAACGCCAACGTGGTCGCCATCGGCGGCCGGATGCACTCGGTGGAGGAGTCCACCAAGTTCGTCGAGATCTTCCTCGCCACCCCGTACTCCAACGAGGAGCGTCACACCCGTCGCATCGAGATGCTGACGGCGTACGAGACGACCGGCGAGCTCCCCCCGATCCCGGCCCACCACCCGCAGCAGGGCTGA
- a CDS encoding cation:proton antiporter: MGGAFLAAAVLARVGSRIGLPTIPLFILAGILLGPHTPGIVLVADPHELEMLSALGLVLLLFYLGLEFHLDDLKTGGRKMAIAGGTYLALNVGAGLGFGFALGWGTSEALVLAGVLGISSSAIVTKVLVDLGRIGNPETKPILGIIVVEDVFLALYLAALQPILSGADSLSAAAVDGGKAFGFLLLLALAARFGTRVIGKLINTRDDELLVISFLGAAVFVAGISEWFGVADAIGAFMVGLMLGSTTSGERILKLVHPLRDAFGAIFFFAFGLSIDPGDLPTVLWPVLAAVAVTLVMNVFAGLAAAKVYAFDPQATANISTTLVARGEFALILATMAAAAGLDERLSPFIAGYVLLLAVLAPLAAGRSHWLARILPGGRGRGEDSDSDDGAGKLAVPA, encoded by the coding sequence ATGGGCGGCGCCTTCCTCGCCGCCGCCGTTCTCGCCCGCGTGGGCAGCCGCATCGGACTGCCGACCATCCCCCTGTTCATCCTGGCCGGAATCCTGCTCGGCCCGCACACACCCGGCATCGTGCTCGTCGCCGACCCGCACGAGCTGGAGATGCTCTCCGCACTCGGCCTGGTGCTGCTGCTCTTCTACCTCGGTCTCGAATTCCACCTCGACGACCTCAAGACCGGCGGCCGCAAGATGGCCATCGCCGGCGGCACCTATCTCGCCCTGAACGTCGGCGCCGGGCTCGGCTTCGGCTTCGCGCTCGGCTGGGGCACGTCGGAAGCACTCGTCCTCGCCGGTGTGCTCGGCATCTCGTCGTCGGCCATCGTCACCAAGGTCCTGGTCGACCTGGGCCGTATCGGCAATCCGGAGACCAAGCCGATCCTCGGCATCATCGTGGTCGAGGACGTCTTCCTCGCCCTCTACCTGGCCGCGCTCCAGCCCATCCTGTCGGGCGCCGACAGCCTGTCCGCCGCGGCGGTCGACGGCGGCAAGGCCTTCGGCTTCCTGCTGCTGCTCGCGCTGGCCGCCCGCTTCGGCACCCGGGTCATCGGCAAGCTGATCAACACCCGTGACGACGAACTCCTCGTCATCTCCTTCCTCGGCGCCGCGGTCTTCGTGGCGGGCATCTCGGAGTGGTTCGGGGTCGCGGACGCGATCGGCGCGTTCATGGTCGGCCTGATGCTCGGCAGCACGACCTCCGGCGAGCGCATCCTCAAGCTGGTCCACCCGCTGCGGGACGCCTTCGGCGCGATCTTCTTCTTCGCCTTCGGGCTCTCCATCGACCCGGGCGATCTGCCGACCGTGCTGTGGCCGGTGCTGGCCGCCGTCGCGGTGACCCTGGTCATGAACGTCTTCGCCGGACTCGCCGCCGCGAAGGTGTACGCGTTCGACCCGCAGGCCACGGCGAACATCTCCACCACGCTGGTGGCGCGCGGCGAGTTCGCCCTGATCCTCGCGACGATGGCGGCGGCCGCGGGGCTGGACGAGCGGCTCTCCCCGTTCATCGCGGGCTATGTGCTCCTCCTCGCGGTCCTCGCACCGCTGGCGGCCGGGCGCTCGCACTGGCTGGCCCGCATCCTGCCGGGCGGGCGGGGCCGGGGTGAGGACAGCGACAGCGACGACGGCGCCGGGAAACTCGCGGTCCCGGCCTGA
- a CDS encoding HD domain-containing protein, with protein sequence MTAPHAHLTLAEAEAIAREAHAQQRDKAGRPYTEHLAAVAEGVRTRGGSDEQIAAAWLHDAVEDDALSARWLADAALPQQVKDMVLAVTKRDGEDLRSYTRRILDTPGALLIKESDLAHNADPARLAVLEPATRTRLTEKYALVRGLLGLTPGESPTEQSVQANTAKD encoded by the coding sequence ATGACCGCGCCACACGCACACCTGACCCTGGCCGAAGCAGAGGCGATTGCCCGTGAGGCCCACGCCCAGCAGCGGGACAAGGCGGGACGCCCGTACACCGAACACCTCGCCGCCGTCGCCGAGGGGGTACGGACCAGGGGCGGCAGCGACGAACAGATCGCCGCGGCCTGGCTGCACGACGCGGTCGAGGACGACGCGCTGTCGGCGCGGTGGCTGGCCGACGCCGCGCTGCCGCAGCAGGTGAAGGACATGGTCCTCGCCGTCACCAAACGTGACGGCGAGGACCTCCGTTCGTACACCCGGCGCATCCTGGACACCCCGGGCGCGCTGCTGATCAAGGAGTCCGACCTGGCACACAACGCGGACCCGGCCCGCCTCGCCGTGCTGGAACCGGCGACCCGTACCCGGCTGACCGAGAAGTATGCGCTGGTACGGGGGTTGCTGGGTCTCACCCCGGGCGAATCGCCCACCGAGCAATCGGTTCAAGCCAACACGGCGAAGGACTGA
- a CDS encoding ABC transporter ATP-binding protein, which produces MGLRRTRQHAQDRQYPTDIHQGSGPSDLAVELRGVRRQYGRGGSAVHALRGIDLALPRSSFTAVMGPSGSGKSTFLQCAAGLDRPTEGSVRLGGTEITGMSENRLTELRRTRLGFVFQAFNLLPSLTVEQNVVLPMRLAGQRTGSARSRREATEMLTRVGLGDKGDRRPGQLSGGQQQRVAVARALVTRPDVIFADEPTGALDTTTAAEILALLRNAVDNLGATVVMVTHDPAAAAYADQVLFLADGAIADSLPHAGAAQIAARMTALTVRTTPAHAGAAA; this is translated from the coding sequence ATGGGGCTGCGACGTACCAGGCAGCACGCGCAGGACAGGCAGTACCCGACGGACATCCACCAGGGGTCCGGGCCCTCGGACCTCGCCGTCGAACTGCGCGGCGTCCGCAGGCAGTACGGCCGGGGCGGCTCCGCCGTCCACGCGCTGCGGGGCATCGACCTCGCCCTCCCGCGCTCCAGCTTCACCGCCGTCATGGGACCGTCCGGCTCCGGGAAGTCGACCTTCCTCCAGTGCGCGGCCGGACTCGACCGCCCCACCGAGGGCTCCGTACGCCTCGGCGGCACCGAGATCACCGGCATGAGCGAGAACCGGCTCACCGAACTGCGCCGCACCCGCCTCGGCTTCGTCTTCCAGGCCTTCAACCTGCTGCCGTCCCTGACGGTCGAGCAGAACGTCGTCCTGCCCATGCGCCTGGCCGGACAGCGCACCGGCTCCGCCCGCAGCCGCCGCGAAGCCACCGAGATGCTCACCCGGGTCGGCCTCGGCGACAAGGGCGACCGCCGCCCCGGCCAGCTCTCCGGCGGCCAGCAGCAGCGCGTCGCCGTCGCCCGCGCCCTGGTCACCCGGCCCGATGTGATCTTCGCCGACGAGCCGACCGGCGCCCTCGACACCACCACCGCCGCCGAGATCCTCGCCCTGCTCCGCAACGCGGTGGACAACCTCGGCGCCACCGTCGTCATGGTCACCCACGACCCGGCCGCCGCCGCCTACGCCGACCAGGTGCTCTTCCTCGCCGACGGCGCCATCGCGGACAGCCTGCCGCACGCCGGCGCCGCACAGATCGCCGCCCGGATGACCGCGCTGACCGTGCGCACCACCCCCGCCCACGCAGGAGCAGCAGCCTGA
- a CDS encoding GNAT family N-acetyltransferase produces MTTELRVLRPSEWNQWFGCLELAFGGDPETPEERELFEQLTEPERSLGIWDGDDVVGTAGAFSFRVAVPGGALVPAAGITMVSVASTHRRRGLLTSMMRRQLDDIRALGEPFAVLTASEPVIYGRFGYGAASRQMSLTIEKDRIRLDVPPGTDEVRLRHAKPDEAMAACEGVYEQLVSGRPGVPAHAPGWERKPMVDPVAHRQGSSAQQCVLAERDGKIVGNVTYHIKPEWEPAGPKGTVVVNDLAALDPAAYAALWRFVFDIDLMTTIVARNRPVDDAVLHLVSDVRRCNIRIRDSLHVRLVELGAALEARTYRGPLDVVFEVEDAFCPWNAGRWRLTADEKGVASCRRTDDPADLALSVRELGSAYLGGESLSSLGLAGRVRELRAGALAETSSAFLSDTAPWLPRGF; encoded by the coding sequence ATGACTACTGAGCTTCGTGTACTGCGTCCGTCCGAATGGAACCAATGGTTCGGGTGTCTGGAGCTGGCGTTCGGCGGGGACCCGGAGACTCCCGAGGAGCGCGAGCTGTTCGAGCAGCTGACCGAGCCCGAACGGTCGCTCGGTATCTGGGACGGTGACGACGTGGTCGGCACGGCGGGGGCGTTCAGCTTCCGGGTCGCGGTACCGGGCGGGGCACTGGTGCCCGCCGCCGGGATCACGATGGTGAGCGTCGCCTCCACGCACCGCAGGCGCGGGCTGCTGACCTCGATGATGCGTCGGCAGCTTGACGACATCCGCGCGCTGGGCGAGCCGTTCGCCGTACTGACGGCCTCGGAACCGGTGATCTACGGCCGGTTCGGCTACGGCGCCGCCTCGCGGCAGATGTCCCTGACGATCGAGAAGGACCGGATCCGGCTGGACGTGCCGCCGGGCACGGACGAGGTGCGGCTGCGCCACGCGAAGCCGGACGAGGCGATGGCGGCGTGCGAGGGCGTGTACGAGCAGCTGGTCTCCGGCCGTCCCGGCGTCCCGGCCCACGCGCCCGGCTGGGAGCGCAAGCCCATGGTCGACCCGGTCGCCCACCGGCAGGGCTCCTCGGCGCAGCAGTGCGTGCTGGCGGAGCGGGACGGGAAGATCGTCGGCAATGTGACGTACCACATCAAGCCGGAGTGGGAGCCGGCCGGCCCCAAGGGCACCGTCGTGGTCAACGACCTGGCCGCGCTGGACCCGGCGGCGTACGCGGCGCTGTGGCGGTTCGTCTTCGACATCGACCTGATGACGACGATCGTGGCCCGCAACCGCCCGGTCGACGACGCGGTGCTGCACCTGGTGTCGGACGTGCGGCGGTGCAACATCCGGATCCGCGATTCGCTCCATGTGCGTCTGGTGGAGCTGGGGGCGGCGCTGGAGGCCCGGACGTACCGGGGCCCGCTGGACGTGGTGTTCGAGGTGGAGGACGCGTTCTGCCCCTGGAACGCGGGGCGTTGGCGGCTCACGGCCGACGAGAAGGGCGTCGCGTCGTGCCGGCGCACCGACGACCCGGCCGATCTCGCGCTCTCGGTACGGGAGTTGGGCTCCGCGTATCTGGGCGGCGAGTCGCTGAGCTCGCTGGGTCTGGCCGGGCGGGTACGGGAGCTGCGGGCGGGCGCGCTGGCGGAGACGTCGTCGGCGTTCTTGTCGGACACGGCCCCGTGGCTGCCCCGGGGGTTCTAG
- a CDS encoding acyltransferase family protein produces MFHAPNVFQRAPLPSATRESEPRPRGTTATAAPPAPVANKPPATAPAKRRDAYFDNVKYLAIVLVAVAHSWEPVMDGSRTARALYMVAYTFHMPAFIIVSGYFSRSFDMSAAKVKRLVTGVAVPYVVFETAYSLFKRYADDQADLSITLLDPWYLTWFLIALFIWRITTPLWQALRHPLPVALVIAVLASFSPAIGDDLDLQRVLQFLPFFVLGLRLRPEHFQLVRRREVRMLALPLFAGALVFAYWAAPRMQLGWFYRSNSAQEMGAPWWSGAVMTLAMFGCALLLTIGFLSWVPRRHMWFTVLGSGTICGYLLHGFLIKGAGYAGVFDIYDWLSAPVGLVLVSLVAAVAVTLMCTPPVRRVLRPVTEPDMDWAFRRDSARL; encoded by the coding sequence ATGTTCCACGCTCCGAACGTATTTCAGAGGGCCCCGCTCCCATCGGCGACCCGGGAGTCGGAGCCCAGACCCCGAGGGACGACCGCCACCGCGGCACCCCCCGCACCGGTGGCGAACAAGCCTCCGGCGACCGCACCGGCGAAGAGGCGTGACGCCTACTTCGACAACGTCAAATATCTGGCCATCGTGCTCGTCGCGGTGGCGCACTCGTGGGAACCGGTGATGGACGGCAGCCGGACCGCCCGTGCGCTGTACATGGTGGCGTACACCTTTCACATGCCGGCGTTCATCATCGTCTCCGGCTACTTCTCCCGCTCGTTCGACATGTCCGCCGCCAAGGTGAAGCGCCTGGTCACCGGCGTCGCCGTGCCCTATGTGGTGTTCGAGACGGCGTATTCGCTGTTCAAGCGGTACGCGGACGACCAGGCCGATCTGTCGATCACCCTGCTCGACCCCTGGTACCTCACCTGGTTCCTGATCGCGCTGTTCATCTGGCGGATCACCACGCCGCTGTGGCAGGCACTGCGCCATCCGCTGCCGGTCGCGCTCGTCATCGCCGTACTCGCCTCCTTCTCCCCGGCGATCGGCGACGATCTCGATCTCCAGCGTGTTCTGCAGTTCCTGCCGTTCTTCGTGCTGGGGCTCCGGCTGCGGCCCGAGCACTTCCAGTTGGTGCGCCGGCGCGAGGTGCGGATGCTCGCTCTCCCGCTGTTCGCCGGGGCCCTGGTGTTCGCGTACTGGGCGGCGCCACGGATGCAGTTGGGCTGGTTCTACCGCAGCAACAGCGCGCAGGAGATGGGCGCCCCGTGGTGGTCCGGTGCCGTGATGACGCTGGCGATGTTCGGCTGCGCGCTGCTGCTCACCATCGGGTTCCTGTCCTGGGTGCCGCGCCGCCACATGTGGTTCACGGTGCTCGGCTCCGGGACGATCTGCGGCTATCTGCTGCACGGCTTCCTGATCAAGGGAGCCGGATACGCCGGGGTGTTCGACATCTACGACTGGCTCTCGGCACCCGTCGGCCTGGTCCTCGTCTCCCTGGTCGCGGCCGTTGCCGTGACGCTGATGTGCACGCCGCCGGTGCGGCGGGTGCTGCGCCCGGTGACCGAGCCCGACATGGACTGGGCGTTCCGGCGGGACTCGGCCAGGCTCTGA
- a CDS encoding PP2C family protein-serine/threonine phosphatase produces MARRAGADTYPARLRKSVHRARIALRKSGVDYFRGDGSDWIALVGLLLTIPAITCATLFYPMWCSPAALVLPIVAGGLLLRPASLLGLYATAATALIVESIGLGPYGDGPARVTPGIVLVVAACGFFGLVLAQFRARVGVPWRRGGTMLFDLRERIRVQSALPRLPQGWHREMALRPAGGQSFSGDFVVAARTNGGRTLEAVLTDVSGKGMDAGSRALLLSGAFGGLLGSLPPHGFLPAANGYLLRQDWDEGFATSIHLVLDLESGDYELLSAGHPPALQLHSGSGQWEEKAAEGPLLGVYDGAQFDAVKGSLAPGDVLMLFTDGLVEASDRDIAEGIDRLTGEADRYVATGFEGAAWHLIEACAKDVNDDRALLLLSRRS; encoded by the coding sequence ATGGCCCGTCGCGCAGGAGCAGACACGTACCCGGCCCGATTGCGGAAATCGGTGCACCGGGCACGCATCGCGCTGCGCAAATCCGGTGTCGACTACTTCCGCGGCGACGGCTCCGACTGGATCGCGCTGGTCGGCCTGCTACTGACCATTCCCGCCATCACCTGCGCCACGCTCTTCTACCCGATGTGGTGCTCACCGGCCGCGCTCGTCCTGCCGATCGTCGCGGGCGGCCTGCTGCTGCGCCCGGCCAGTCTGCTGGGCCTGTATGCGACCGCCGCCACGGCCCTGATCGTGGAGTCGATCGGACTGGGCCCGTACGGCGACGGTCCGGCCCGGGTGACACCGGGAATCGTCCTGGTGGTCGCGGCCTGCGGTTTCTTCGGGCTGGTCCTCGCCCAGTTCCGGGCCAGGGTCGGTGTGCCGTGGCGGCGCGGTGGCACCATGCTCTTCGACCTGCGCGAACGCATCCGGGTGCAGAGCGCCCTGCCCAGGCTGCCGCAGGGCTGGCACCGCGAGATGGCGCTGCGCCCGGCGGGCGGGCAGTCCTTCTCCGGGGACTTCGTCGTCGCCGCCCGCACCAACGGCGGACGGACCCTGGAAGCCGTGCTCACCGATGTCTCCGGCAAGGGCATGGACGCGGGCTCCCGCGCCCTCCTGCTGTCCGGGGCCTTCGGCGGTCTGCTCGGCTCGCTGCCCCCGCACGGCTTCCTGCCGGCGGCCAACGGCTATCTGCTGCGCCAGGACTGGGACGAGGGGTTCGCCACCTCGATCCATCTGGTCCTGGACCTCGAATCGGGCGATTACGAACTCCTGTCGGCCGGGCACCCGCCCGCCCTCCAGCTCCACTCGGGCAGCGGTCAGTGGGAGGAGAAGGCGGCCGAGGGGCCGCTGCTGGGGGTGTACGACGGGGCGCAGTTCGACGCCGTGAAGGGCTCGCTGGCCCCCGGCGACGTGCTGATGCTGTTCACGGACGGCCTGGTCGAGGCATCGGACCGCGATATCGCGGAGGGCATCGACCGGTTGACCGGTGAGGCCGACCGCTATGTCGCCACCGGGTTCGAGGGCGCGGCCTGGCACCTGATCGAGGCCTGCGCCAAGGACGTCAACGACGACCGGGCGCTGCTGCTGTTGTCGCGCAGATCCTGA
- a CDS encoding Fpg/Nei family DNA glycosylase has product MPEGHTIHRLAADHRDRFAGRPVRVSSPQGKFSAGAALLDGRPLTGVDAHGKHLFLGFGGTGWVHIHLGLFGKLGFGTVPAPPPTDTVRLRLLNEEHHADLRGPTACALLTDPEKRAIHDRLGPDPLRTDEDGERAWLRISRSRITVAALLMDQKVISGVGNVYRAEVLFRHGIDPYRLGRDLTRAQWDAVWADLVALMREGVRNNRIDTVRPEHLPEAMGRPPRVDDHGGEVYVYRRARQSCHICGGEIRIADLAARNLFWCPGCQKA; this is encoded by the coding sequence GTGCCCGAGGGACACACCATCCACCGCCTCGCGGCGGACCACCGGGACAGGTTCGCCGGGCGGCCGGTGCGGGTGAGCAGCCCGCAGGGAAAGTTCTCCGCCGGCGCCGCGCTGCTCGACGGCCGGCCCCTCACCGGCGTCGACGCCCACGGCAAGCACCTCTTCCTCGGCTTCGGGGGCACCGGCTGGGTCCACATCCACCTGGGCCTGTTCGGCAAGCTCGGATTCGGTACGGTCCCGGCCCCGCCGCCCACCGACACGGTCCGGCTGCGCCTGCTGAACGAGGAGCACCACGCGGATCTGCGCGGTCCGACGGCCTGCGCGCTGCTCACCGATCCGGAGAAGCGCGCGATACACGACCGCCTCGGACCGGACCCGCTGCGGACCGACGAGGACGGCGAGCGGGCCTGGCTGCGGATCTCGCGCAGCCGGATCACCGTCGCGGCCCTGCTGATGGACCAGAAGGTCATCTCGGGGGTCGGCAACGTCTACCGCGCGGAGGTGCTGTTCCGGCACGGGATCGACCCGTACCGCCTCGGCCGGGACCTCACCCGCGCGCAGTGGGACGCGGTCTGGGCGGACCTGGTGGCGCTGATGCGCGAGGGCGTGCGGAACAACCGGATCGACACGGTCCGCCCCGAGCACCTGCCGGAGGCGATGGGGCGCCCGCCGCGGGTCGACGACCACGGCGGCGAAGTGTACGTGTACCGCAGGGCCCGCCAGTCCTGCCACATCTGTGGCGGCGAGATCCGCATCGCCGACCTCGCCGCCCGCAATCTCTTCTGGTGCCCGGGGTGCCAGAAGGCCTAG